One part of the Eucalyptus grandis isolate ANBG69807.140 chromosome 10, ASM1654582v1, whole genome shotgun sequence genome encodes these proteins:
- the LOC104422218 gene encoding uncharacterized protein LOC104422218: MGIYKFLNLQMIHWCFQLMGNHISCVQLQPEPSPPPPSAAADDDAGTVKLIHSDGLVETYHRPVRASELMAQFPKHLVCRSDSFYIGQKIPALSEHDLLQLGHKYFLLPQQFFQSVLTFVTIASFVASQKAQGPSPVPVPQDLNSCRSAFLRKAAGCQPFDIQRTPSGCLRIRVSDEFISQLMEQGRRVEKEASRDSGGDGEQKPISRLCTTPQLERDYSQLVVLSRRWEPKLEMIRESDKSRSSSSFGMKRRKKPPSPPSTVSAPNHKIQKSSESHVHAAAAAATAASTKPSYRAKIKIRSRK, encoded by the coding sequence ATGGGCATCTATAAGTTCTTGAACCTCCAGATGATCCACTGGTGCTTCCAGCTGATGGGCAACCACATCTCCTGCGTCCAGCTCCAGCCCGAGCCCTCTCCTCCCCCGCCCTCCGCTGCAGCTGACGACGATGCCGGCACCGTCAAGCTCATCCACTCCGATGGCCTCGTCGAGACCTACCATCGGCCGGTCCGGGCCTCCGAGCTCATGGCGCAGTTCCCCAAGCACCTCGTCTGCCGCTCCGACTCGTTCTACATCGGCCAGAAGATCCCGGCCCTGTCCGAGCACGACCTCCTCCAGCTCGGCCACAAGTACTTCCTCTTGCCGCAGCAGTTCTTTCAGTCCGTCCTCACCTTCGTCACCATCGCCTCCTTCGTCGCGTCGCAAAAGGCGCAGGGTCCGAGCCCGGTCCCGGTCCCGCAGGACCTCAATAGCTGCCGGAGCGCGTTCCTGAGGAAAGCTGCGGGGTGCCAGCCCTTCGACATCCAGAGGACGCCCTCCGGGTGCCTCCGGATACGCGTGTCCGACGAGTTCATATCGCAGCTGATGGAGCAAGGAAGGCGAGTCGAAAAGGAAGCAAGTCGCGATAGCGGCGGGGACGGCGAGCAGAAACCCATCAGTAGACTGTGCACGACGCCCCAGCTGGAGAGGGATTACTCGCAGCTGGTGGTGTTGTCGAGGCGGTGGGAGCCGAAGCTCGAGATGATAAGGGAGAGCGACAAGAGCaggtcttcctcttccttcgggatgaagaggaggaagaaaccGCCATCGCCTCCATCCACAGTCTCCGCGCCGAATCACAAGATCCAGAAATCGTCGGAGAGTCACGTacacgcggcggcggcggcggcgacggcagcCTCGACGAAACCTTCTTACAGAGCTAAGATCAAAATTAGATCGAGAAAATGA